Proteins encoded within one genomic window of Phototrophicus methaneseepsis:
- a CDS encoding carbohydrate ABC transporter permease encodes MADNVVPATDSPDTATTATSPRQQNAAKRGSKDFKTNNLAGYIFISPWIIAFALFTLIPVVISVYLAFTNFDTLSNQGDFIGLGNFQRMFFEDARYGRSVSATVKYVIFSVPLRLTFALLIALLLNTNRRGVYLYRAAYYIPSVIGGSVAVAVMWRQLFGTEGLVNAFIAIFGFDPVRWLGNPQTAIWTLIILAAWQFGSPMLIFLAGLRQVPQALYEAAEIDGATRIRQFFNITLPLITPIIFFNLVIQMIGAFRTFTQAFIVTGGTGSPLDTTLFYAIYLYNRAFNSFEMGYAAAMAWVMLVVIAALTALNFLLSKRWVYYETDLE; translated from the coding sequence ATGGCTGATAACGTCGTTCCTGCGACAGATAGCCCCGATACAGCCACAACTGCGACCTCGCCCAGGCAACAAAACGCAGCCAAAAGAGGTAGCAAGGATTTTAAGACCAATAATCTGGCTGGGTATATCTTCATCTCGCCCTGGATCATCGCCTTTGCCCTATTCACACTGATCCCCGTTGTGATTTCAGTTTATCTAGCCTTCACCAACTTTGACACGCTCAGCAATCAGGGCGACTTCATCGGCCTGGGCAACTTCCAACGCATGTTCTTTGAAGATGCACGTTATGGTCGTTCCGTTTCAGCAACTGTAAAGTACGTGATCTTCTCCGTGCCATTGCGGTTGACCTTTGCGCTCCTGATTGCCCTCCTGCTCAATACCAACCGCCGCGGCGTTTACCTGTATCGCGCCGCTTATTACATCCCCTCCGTCATCGGCGGTAGTGTGGCTGTTGCGGTGATGTGGCGGCAGTTATTCGGCACGGAAGGCCTGGTGAACGCATTTATTGCGATCTTCGGCTTCGACCCTGTCCGCTGGCTGGGCAACCCACAAACCGCTATCTGGACGCTCATTATCCTGGCAGCGTGGCAGTTTGGCTCTCCGATGCTGATCTTCCTGGCTGGCCTGCGGCAGGTACCACAGGCATTATATGAGGCCGCAGAGATTGACGGGGCAACACGCATCCGGCAGTTTTTTAATATCACACTGCCGCTCATTACCCCGATTATCTTCTTCAACCTCGTCATCCAGATGATTGGGGCCTTCAGGACGTTTACGCAAGCCTTCATCGTCACAGGTGGCACCGGGAGCCCGCTGGATACAACCCTCTTCTATGCTATTTACCTTTATAACCGAGCATTTAACTCCTTCGAGATGGGATATGCCGCGGCGATGGCATGGGTGATGCTGGTTGTGATTGCCGCGCTGACGGCGTTGAACTTCTTGTTATCGAAACGCTGGGTCTACTACGAAACGGATTTGGAGTAA
- a CDS encoding ABC transporter permease: MTTAENTEKQSVAYLDTPTSSNTRGYWGDAWYRLTRNRLAIIGLIILVVNILLAIFAPLVAVEGIDDQNTDEANAAPAWVINLFPILQARDEAFDASDGIITVETGQEVREGDLLVDYTVSNLQATTSGTVFIDTRRFYLVPDTVEIARYPIPDGPRPTVSNLDSVEAGDTLFGDQTAPYDATVHIVNNEIWLQPTTVWRLSAGDVVVENLQEVAPGDVLIETEDGTITTAFGGTIFLTRNNVELALIEPSRIEVPEDAEIQVRDGREVTAGATLFDDVTAPITGDAFIVENEDGSREIIIRQAEQWLITDSGIAISDTGHVEAGEMLVDLSNRNVYANMDGTVFISSSDDVLLTPNAVQRVERPAGTEPDVENEQPVLIGEPLIGSTNANKQGVAYVTDDAVYVLPKSTGYTPLRNKYPLGADYLGRDLWSRIVYGARVSLLAAFIGPLVSILVGMPYGLISGYFGGSVDNWMMRFVDLMYAFPTLLLIILLMAFFRSSAAATAPGTFAYQMGEIDRATGGVFFIFLGIGLTSWMQLARLTRGQVLSARAQEYVVAAEALGQSTPQIMLRHIMPNILGPIVISETLSIPTYIRYEAFLSFIGLGVNAPTPSWGNMISDGAAVLRNYPHEALFPALALFLIMFAFNFLGDGLRDALDPRLRGTE; this comes from the coding sequence ATGACTACTGCAGAAAATACAGAAAAACAGAGTGTAGCCTATCTGGATACACCAACATCATCAAACACACGAGGCTATTGGGGCGATGCATGGTACCGCCTGACCCGTAACCGGCTGGCTATCATCGGGCTGATCATCCTTGTAGTCAATATTTTGCTGGCTATATTTGCCCCCCTGGTCGCGGTAGAAGGCATTGACGACCAGAACACCGATGAGGCCAACGCGGCCCCGGCCTGGGTGATCAATCTCTTCCCCATCCTGCAGGCCCGTGACGAAGCCTTCGATGCATCGGATGGTATCATCACCGTAGAAACAGGTCAGGAAGTTAGAGAAGGCGATTTACTTGTCGATTACACGGTTAGCAATCTACAGGCAACCACAAGTGGCACCGTCTTCATCGACACACGCCGCTTTTATCTGGTGCCAGATACCGTGGAAATTGCTCGTTATCCCATTCCAGATGGCCCTCGCCCTACCGTCAGTAACCTGGATAGTGTTGAAGCAGGCGATACCCTCTTTGGTGACCAAACAGCCCCTTATGACGCAACCGTACACATCGTAAATAACGAAATCTGGTTACAGCCAACGACTGTCTGGCGCCTGAGTGCTGGCGATGTCGTCGTAGAGAACCTGCAAGAAGTTGCGCCGGGCGATGTGCTGATTGAAACAGAAGATGGGACAATCACCACAGCATTTGGCGGCACCATCTTCCTGACGCGCAATAATGTCGAACTGGCACTCATTGAGCCATCTCGCATTGAGGTGCCGGAAGATGCCGAAATCCAGGTACGTGATGGCCGTGAAGTCACGGCAGGCGCAACCCTCTTTGATGATGTGACGGCTCCCATCACAGGCGATGCCTTCATCGTAGAAAATGAAGATGGCAGCCGCGAAATTATCATCCGTCAGGCAGAACAGTGGCTCATCACCGACAGCGGCATTGCTATATCGGATACAGGCCATGTCGAAGCTGGTGAGATGCTCGTTGACCTGAGCAACCGCAACGTCTATGCCAATATGGATGGTACCGTCTTTATTTCCAGCAGTGATGACGTCCTGCTGACGCCAAATGCCGTCCAACGTGTCGAACGTCCAGCAGGTACGGAGCCTGATGTAGAAAATGAGCAGCCCGTCCTGATTGGTGAGCCGCTCATTGGCAGCACCAATGCCAATAAACAGGGCGTGGCTTACGTCACAGATGACGCGGTTTATGTGCTGCCAAAGAGCACAGGCTATACGCCACTGCGTAACAAATACCCGCTCGGCGCAGATTACCTGGGCCGTGATCTCTGGTCGCGCATTGTCTATGGCGCACGCGTGTCGCTGCTGGCAGCCTTCATTGGTCCACTGGTGAGTATCCTCGTCGGTATGCCCTATGGCCTTATCAGCGGCTATTTTGGTGGCTCTGTCGACAACTGGATGATGCGCTTTGTAGACCTGATGTACGCCTTCCCGACCCTGCTGTTGATTATCCTGTTGATGGCGTTCTTCCGCAGCAGCGCGGCAGCCACCGCCCCTGGCACATTCGCCTATCAAATGGGCGAAATAGACCGAGCGACGGGCGGCGTGTTCTTCATCTTCTTGGGTATCGGCCTGACATCCTGGATGCAGTTGGCACGCCTGACGCGTGGGCAGGTCCTTTCCGCCCGTGCACAAGAATACGTCGTCGCCGCAGAAGCATTAGGCCAATCAACGCCGCAGATTATGCTTCGCCACATCATGCCGAATATTCTTGGCCCCATTGTCATCAGCGAAACGCTTTCTATCCCAACCTACATCCGCTACGAAGCGTTCCTGAGCTTCATCGGCCTGGGCGTCAACGCGCCAACGCCGAGTTGGGGTAATATGATCAGTGATGGCGCCGCCGTGTTACGGAACTATCCGCACGAAGCGTTGTTCCCGGCGCTGGCCCTCTTCCTGATTATGTTCGCGTTCAACTTCCTGGGTGATGGTCTGCGTGATGCGCTCGACCCACGTCTGCGTGGTACCGAATAA
- a CDS encoding ABC transporter substrate-binding protein — translation MRTRFRLSVIAILLMALTLGVGVQAQDTVELSVTWWGSQNRHDRTIEVIEMFQEEHPNIEVVYEFSGWSDYWTRVNTQAAGGNIACVMQQDYAFLTEWATRGLLKPLDELVESSAIDVSSVSESVLDSGRVDGGLYGISLGTNSQVYILDADAFEAAGIELPAWDWTWDDFEEIATQLHDTSDIWATAYGPWDDGNIKSLMISSGQWLFNEDGTAIGVEDPTPLIEHLERIKRLMDAGAIAPMEEQADVTAPGLEGSPIVDGREAIRYQWSNQVVALYAAAGEGRNFVMYPIPRVADGVTPNYLKPSMFFSITDNCEHVEEAAMFIDYFTNNVEANEVLFAERGVPISEPIRDYLADQVDEVTAQVFDYIAQISEDAQPVPPPDPAGYSDVNTNVITPQFVEPVLFGMMSAQEGYDIFLMEANNILAQNQQ, via the coding sequence ATGCGTACTCGTTTTCGTCTTTCTGTTATCGCCATCTTATTGATGGCACTCACCCTCGGCGTTGGTGTACAAGCGCAGGATACGGTTGAACTCAGTGTTACATGGTGGGGTTCGCAAAATCGTCATGATCGTACGATTGAAGTCATCGAGATGTTCCAGGAAGAACATCCTAATATCGAAGTCGTTTATGAATTCTCCGGCTGGAGCGACTATTGGACCCGCGTCAATACACAAGCGGCAGGTGGCAATATTGCCTGTGTGATGCAGCAAGATTATGCATTCCTGACGGAATGGGCGACGCGTGGCCTGCTCAAACCGCTTGATGAGCTGGTTGAATCCAGCGCGATTGACGTTTCTAGCGTATCAGAATCCGTGTTAGATAGTGGCCGCGTCGATGGTGGCCTGTATGGCATCAGCCTGGGGACGAACTCACAGGTCTATATCCTGGATGCAGACGCCTTCGAAGCAGCTGGCATTGAACTCCCGGCATGGGATTGGACGTGGGATGATTTTGAAGAAATCGCTACGCAGCTTCACGATACATCCGACATCTGGGCGACTGCTTACGGCCCATGGGACGATGGCAACATCAAGTCTCTGATGATCAGCAGCGGCCAATGGCTGTTCAATGAAGATGGAACCGCTATCGGCGTCGAAGACCCGACCCCGCTGATTGAACACCTGGAACGCATCAAACGCTTGATGGACGCAGGCGCAATCGCCCCGATGGAAGAACAAGCTGATGTCACTGCCCCTGGCCTGGAAGGCTCCCCCATCGTCGATGGCCGCGAAGCAATCCGTTACCAGTGGAGCAACCAGGTTGTCGCCCTCTACGCAGCAGCAGGTGAAGGCCGCAACTTCGTCATGTATCCGATCCCACGCGTTGCTGACGGCGTCACACCGAACTACCTCAAACCGTCCATGTTCTTCTCCATCACGGATAACTGCGAACATGTTGAAGAAGCCGCTATGTTCATCGACTACTTCACCAATAATGTTGAAGCCAACGAAGTGCTCTTTGCTGAGCGTGGCGTCCCGATTTCAGAACCTATCCGCGACTATCTGGCTGACCAGGTCGATGAAGTCACAGCCCAGGTCTTTGACTATATCGCCCAAATCTCCGAAGATGCACAGCCCGTGCCGCCGCCAGATCCGGCTGGTTACAGTGATGTCAACACCAACGTCATCACCCCACAATTCGTGGAGCCCGTGCTGTTCGGTATGATGTCTGCACAAGAAGGTTATGACATCTTCCTGATGGAAGCCAACAACATTCTCGCTCAAAATCAACAATAG
- a CDS encoding peptide ABC transporter substrate-binding protein has translation MARYIRSLGVVAVIALLMTALGITSAQDMENVLRTDLGSSDVPTLDPALATDSSSIQIINETYIGLTMLDDETASTEPGIAESWDVTDNGDGTTTYTFNLMQEIPWVKYNAESGEVEQVMDADGNPRYVTAYDLEYGWERTLNPLTGGEYAYVLAPEVIGGADFNFQEVGEDNELTVTRDSVMFAAVDDYTFEVTTDAPKEAQLSIYGMWMARPQPSWVIEEAGELWIEPENFVSYGPFALWEWNHDEFISIVKNPFWPGTDNNPQAQLDGVVFNFLDSVTALAEYEAGNLDDLDEVDSASIPRIQSDPTLSEELVIEDGSCSYYYGMSVNVEPMTNVHLRRALSYAVDRQQIVDEVLQGGQTPASYFTLPSLNAAPQPEYMEEMGYGIGYDPDAAVEELEIAMEEMGVGSVDEIAPVTLLYNTSEGHRRIAEAIRDQWDETLGIEVQLTNQDFGVYLDQRPEFPIWRAGWCFDYPDTNNFLFDVFHSSSTNNDTGYVSEEFDSLVAQAATETDTETRMELYAQAEQLLVFEDAAIIPIYWYSDLELTKPYVDRTYAVDNSEQYENWSMSR, from the coding sequence ATGGCCCGATATATTCGTTCTCTTGGTGTCGTAGCTGTTATTGCGCTACTGATGACCGCCCTGGGTATTACTTCCGCCCAGGATATGGAAAATGTCTTACGTACTGACCTGGGTTCAAGTGATGTACCAACCCTCGACCCAGCACTCGCAACAGACAGCTCCTCAATCCAGATTATCAATGAAACCTACATCGGTCTGACTATGCTCGATGATGAAACCGCCTCTACCGAGCCAGGCATCGCTGAAAGCTGGGATGTTACTGATAACGGTGATGGCACCACCACCTACACCTTCAACCTGATGCAGGAAATCCCGTGGGTGAAGTACAACGCCGAAAGTGGCGAAGTTGAACAGGTTATGGACGCTGATGGCAACCCGCGTTACGTAACCGCTTATGACCTGGAATATGGTTGGGAACGTACCCTGAACCCGCTGACCGGTGGCGAATACGCTTATGTGCTCGCTCCGGAAGTCATCGGTGGTGCGGACTTCAACTTCCAGGAAGTCGGTGAAGACAACGAACTGACCGTCACCCGCGACAGCGTTATGTTTGCTGCCGTTGACGATTACACCTTCGAAGTCACAACCGATGCTCCGAAAGAAGCACAACTTTCCATTTACGGCATGTGGATGGCTCGTCCTCAACCGTCATGGGTGATTGAAGAAGCTGGCGAACTCTGGATTGAACCAGAAAACTTCGTGAGCTATGGCCCCTTCGCCCTGTGGGAGTGGAACCACGACGAATTCATCAGCATCGTCAAGAACCCCTTCTGGCCGGGTACCGATAACAACCCGCAGGCTCAGTTGGACGGCGTCGTCTTCAACTTCCTGGACAGCGTGACAGCTCTGGCTGAATACGAAGCCGGTAACCTGGACGATCTGGACGAAGTTGACAGCGCTTCCATCCCGCGCATCCAGTCAGACCCGACCCTGAGCGAAGAACTGGTTATCGAAGACGGTTCCTGCTCCTACTACTATGGCATGAGCGTCAACGTTGAACCGATGACCAACGTTCACCTACGCCGTGCGCTCAGCTATGCTGTTGATCGCCAGCAGATCGTTGACGAAGTTCTCCAGGGTGGCCAGACGCCAGCAAGCTACTTCACACTGCCGAGCCTGAACGCAGCCCCGCAGCCTGAGTACATGGAAGAAATGGGCTACGGCATTGGCTACGATCCGGATGCAGCCGTTGAAGAACTCGAAATCGCTATGGAAGAAATGGGCGTCGGCAGCGTTGACGAAATCGCACCGGTCACCCTGCTCTACAACACCAGTGAAGGTCACCGCCGTATCGCAGAAGCTATCCGCGATCAGTGGGATGAAACACTCGGTATTGAAGTTCAGCTGACCAACCAGGACTTCGGCGTTTACCTGGATCAGCGTCCTGAATTCCCGATCTGGCGTGCAGGCTGGTGCTTCGACTATCCTGACACCAACAACTTCCTGTTCGATGTCTTCCATTCATCCAGCACCAACAACGATACTGGCTATGTCAGCGAAGAATTCGATTCACTGGTTGCACAGGCTGCTACAGAAACCGATACCGAAACACGTATGGAACTGTACGCACAGGCTGAACAACTGCTGGTCTTCGAAGATGCTGCGATCATCCCGATCTACTGGTACAGCGACCTCGAACTGACCAAGCCGTATGTTGACCGTACCTATGCCGTTGACAACTCCGAACAGTACGAAAACTGGAGCATGAGCCGCTAA
- a CDS encoding N-acetylmannosamine-6-phosphate 2-epimerase, translated as MDKDAFIEQVRNKLIVSCQALPDEPLYGAQIMARMAVAAQIGGASAIRANSPADIQAIKAAVDLPVIGLYKQGDTGIYITPTHEAILAVIAAGCDVVALDATLRPRPSEASLQTLFETIHAQGKLILADVSTFEEGQNAQALGADFVAPTLSGYTEYTPKLDGPDFELIARLAAELNIPTIAEGRIHTPAQARQALDSGALAVVVGSAITRPRLITKSFVDALL; from the coding sequence ATGGACAAAGATGCATTCATTGAGCAGGTACGCAACAAACTCATCGTTTCCTGCCAGGCCCTCCCCGATGAACCGCTCTATGGCGCGCAGATTATGGCCCGCATGGCGGTCGCAGCCCAGATTGGCGGCGCATCCGCAATCCGCGCCAACAGTCCCGCAGATATTCAGGCAATTAAAGCAGCAGTCGATTTACCTGTGATCGGCCTCTATAAACAGGGCGATACAGGCATCTACATTACGCCCACCCATGAAGCTATTCTGGCGGTCATTGCTGCCGGATGCGATGTGGTCGCGCTTGATGCTACCTTGCGCCCTCGCCCAAGTGAGGCATCACTCCAAACCCTATTCGAGACAATCCATGCTCAGGGCAAGCTGATCCTGGCCGATGTCTCCACATTTGAGGAAGGCCAGAACGCGCAAGCTTTGGGTGCTGATTTCGTCGCGCCGACCCTCTCGGGCTACACAGAATACACGCCCAAACTCGATGGCCCTGATTTCGAACTCATTGCACGTCTGGCCGCTGAGCTAAACATCCCAACTATCGCAGAAGGCCGCATCCACACGCCGGCTCAGGCTCGCCAAGCGCTTGATTCAGGTGCATTAGCCGTGGTTGTCGGCTCAGCCATTACGAGGCCGCGCCTGATTACTAAGTCGTTCGTGGATGCACTTTTATAA
- a CDS encoding DUF624 domain-containing protein: MEQAEMRRTEKAEGPITSATKKIARRDEIHVWSGPILANMLWVLLSIFLITMPLALVGLIGFIYRWMTDRDTRVFAIFFGTIRQTWIKCYLLFALDIAVGALIYFNFLMFQIMDMTDVLAFLSRSLTVMVLAFLVLFNVHAWVLIAIWDASFKRIMDFTLRLIFAQPIWSLLFAMAIIFFVVLTLNMPAMVLVMVTGAIAAYIASWGTQFLVRKYLTEEQFSIIEIR; the protein is encoded by the coding sequence ATGGAACAGGCAGAGATGAGGCGCACGGAAAAAGCAGAAGGACCTATCACCAGCGCGACAAAGAAAATCGCCCGTCGTGACGAAATCCACGTCTGGTCCGGCCCAATCCTGGCGAATATGCTGTGGGTGTTGCTCTCGATATTCCTGATCACCATGCCGCTCGCCCTGGTGGGCCTCATCGGCTTCATCTATCGCTGGATGACTGACCGCGATACGCGTGTCTTTGCCATCTTCTTTGGCACCATCCGCCAGACGTGGATAAAGTGCTATCTCCTTTTCGCGCTCGATATCGCGGTGGGGGCCTTAATTTACTTCAACTTCCTCATGTTCCAGATAATGGATATGACGGATGTCCTGGCTTTCCTATCACGCAGCCTCACGGTGATGGTATTGGCCTTCCTCGTGCTGTTCAACGTGCATGCTTGGGTGCTGATCGCCATCTGGGATGCATCCTTCAAACGCATTATGGATTTCACCCTGCGCCTGATCTTCGCACAGCCCATCTGGTCCTTGCTGTTCGCTATGGCGATCATCTTCTTCGTCGTCCTGACGTTGAATATGCCCGCAATGGTCCTGGTCATGGTGACAGGGGCAATCGCTGCCTATATCGCCTCGTGGGGTACCCAGTTCCTCGTGAGGAAATATCTCACGGAAGAGCAATTTTCGATCATTGAAATTCGCTAA
- a CDS encoding ROK family protein, with product MSSTKPERAAIGVDVGGTKIAFHLGDGTGWSVEERIIPTPVTEGATAILAAIIQECRQIQEAASQQGIEVVAVGVGSAGQIDTERGIVLDANENLPGWQGIPISATISAALGIPVYVDNDVKVLALAESHIGAGRPYDHILYVAVGTGIGGAIVIHNRIWHGAHGSAGEIGYLYTGTGRTLEECAAGPPLAQAYANATGKVSVTLYDVAQYAGDGDETAVRVIEQGAEILGRVLAPVLCLLDPQALIIGGGVPDIGDLWWQPFLDALQMAPLASARNIPVKRAELGTSAGVLGASLMALNRLESQA from the coding sequence ATGTCATCAACAAAACCAGAACGCGCAGCCATTGGCGTCGATGTTGGCGGCACCAAAATTGCATTCCATTTAGGCGATGGAACGGGTTGGTCTGTTGAGGAGCGCATCATTCCGACCCCTGTCACAGAGGGCGCAACAGCGATCTTAGCCGCCATTATCCAAGAGTGCCGCCAAATTCAAGAAGCTGCCAGCCAGCAAGGTATTGAAGTTGTCGCCGTTGGGGTTGGTTCCGCGGGACAAATTGATACTGAACGCGGCATCGTCCTGGATGCAAACGAGAATCTACCCGGTTGGCAAGGCATCCCCATCAGCGCGACGATTTCAGCGGCATTAGGCATCCCCGTTTATGTCGATAATGATGTGAAAGTGCTCGCCCTGGCAGAAAGCCACATCGGCGCAGGTCGCCCTTACGATCATATTCTCTATGTGGCAGTCGGCACAGGGATTGGCGGCGCAATCGTCATCCATAACCGGATATGGCATGGGGCACATGGCAGCGCTGGCGAAATTGGCTATCTTTATACAGGCACCGGGCGCACGCTAGAAGAATGCGCGGCTGGCCCGCCCCTGGCTCAGGCTTACGCTAATGCCACAGGGAAAGTCAGCGTCACGCTCTATGATGTCGCCCAATATGCAGGGGATGGTGACGAAACCGCTGTGCGTGTCATTGAACAAGGGGCGGAAATATTGGGACGTGTTCTGGCGCCTGTGCTCTGCCTGCTGGACCCACAAGCACTTATTATTGGTGGCGGCGTGCCCGATATTGGGGACCTATGGTGGCAGCCATTCCTGGATGCCTTACAAATGGCCCCTTTAGCCAGCGCGCGTAATATCCCGGTCAAGCGTGCTGAGCTAGGCACATCAGCAGGTGTACTGGGGGCTTCACTCATGGCGCTGAATCGTCTGGAAAGTCAGGCATAG
- a CDS encoding carbohydrate ABC transporter permease: MATQVEPALLTNNATITEIRAEKKRQELTKSIIYHVGVGLFALIMLYPVIWLVVSSLKPPDEIFGNVTSLIPSEIRLENYIEGWAGFGGITFATFFKNSFIYAGLGTLIEVTASIFVGYGFARVKFRGKSILFGIMMLTLMMPTEVLLIPQYIIFTQLGWINTFLPLLVPRIGGGAFFIFMIVQFIRGIPIDLDEAAMIDGAGQFKIFRYVIAPQLTPAIITATIFCFYWTWDEFLGPLIYLTNPKLYTVSVALRSFTDATSQTNWGAVFSMLVLSLMPALILFIFFQRYLVEGIATTGMKG, translated from the coding sequence ATGGCAACTCAAGTCGAACCAGCACTGTTAACGAACAATGCCACCATCACAGAAATCCGTGCTGAAAAGAAGCGGCAGGAACTGACAAAATCCATTATCTATCATGTGGGCGTCGGCCTTTTCGCGTTGATTATGCTCTATCCTGTGATCTGGCTGGTGGTCAGTTCCTTAAAGCCGCCGGATGAGATTTTCGGCAATGTGACGTCACTGATTCCCAGCGAGATCCGTCTGGAAAACTATATTGAAGGTTGGGCCGGATTCGGTGGCATCACCTTTGCGACATTCTTCAAGAATTCATTTATTTACGCGGGCCTGGGCACGCTGATTGAAGTCACGGCATCTATCTTCGTCGGCTACGGCTTCGCGCGCGTCAAATTCCGTGGCAAAAGTATCCTGTTCGGCATTATGATGCTCACGCTGATGATGCCCACAGAAGTGCTGCTTATCCCTCAGTATATTATCTTCACCCAGCTTGGCTGGATTAATACCTTCCTACCCTTGTTGGTGCCGCGTATTGGTGGCGGGGCTTTCTTTATCTTCATGATTGTGCAATTTATCCGCGGCATCCCTATTGACCTGGACGAAGCCGCGATGATCGACGGTGCAGGCCAGTTCAAGATATTCCGCTATGTCATCGCGCCTCAACTCACTCCGGCTATCATCACGGCGACGATCTTTTGCTTTTACTGGACCTGGGACGAGTTCCTTGGCCCCCTTATCTACCTGACCAATCCAAAGCTCTATACTGTCTCTGTCGCGCTGCGTTCCTTTACAGATGCCACCAGCCAGACAAACTGGGGAGCCGTCTTCTCGATGTTGGTTTTGTCGTTGATGCCGGCGTTAATCCTGTTCATCTTCTTCCAGCGGTACCTGGTAGAAGGCATCGCCACAACAGGTATGAAAGGCTAA
- a CDS encoding ABC transporter permease, protein MGAFIGRRVLWMVLVLFVVSIITFFLMRAVPGGPFDSERDFPDSVIENLEARFGLSDPLIIQYFRYIGQIIVPTVTEPGPPRSTSEDYLVSIDLPGGETTLRWMNFGPSLVVRSRSVTDIFRENLGVTVQLGFAAVLVALTIGLPAGIIAALNRNTVWDYVGMGIATIGVSVTAITLGPLLQYIFGVELGLLPISGWGTPEHVIMPAFTLGFSQAAIIARLTRASLLQVLNEDYIRTARAKGLNSRRILIVHVLKNGMIPVVTVLGPLVASLVTGSFVTEQIFAIPGIGRAYVQSIGNRDYTLIMGTTLLFAFALVIANTIVDLSYGWLDPRIRYN, encoded by the coding sequence ATGGGCGCATTTATCGGGCGCCGAGTTCTCTGGATGGTTTTAGTCTTATTTGTCGTTTCCATCATCACATTTTTCTTGATGCGTGCCGTCCCCGGCGGCCCGTTCGACTCAGAACGAGATTTCCCCGATTCTGTGATCGAAAATTTGGAAGCGCGTTTTGGTCTGAGCGATCCACTCATCATCCAGTATTTCCGTTACATTGGTCAAATCATCGTCCCCACCGTGACGGAACCCGGCCCTCCCCGCAGTACGTCGGAAGATTATCTCGTTTCTATTGACCTGCCAGGTGGCGAAACAACCCTGCGCTGGATGAACTTCGGCCCATCGCTTGTGGTTCGCAGTCGCAGCGTGACCGATATATTCCGGGAAAACCTGGGCGTTACAGTCCAACTCGGGTTTGCGGCTGTTTTAGTGGCCCTGACGATCGGCTTACCAGCCGGCATCATCGCCGCACTGAACCGTAACACGGTATGGGATTACGTTGGCATGGGGATTGCGACCATTGGCGTCTCCGTGACGGCGATCACGCTGGGTCCACTGTTGCAATATATCTTCGGGGTTGAGCTGGGCTTACTGCCTATTTCGGGTTGGGGGACGCCAGAACACGTGATTATGCCCGCCTTTACATTGGGTTTTTCCCAGGCAGCTATCATTGCTCGCCTGACGCGTGCAAGCCTGTTACAGGTCTTGAACGAAGATTATATTCGTACGGCGCGCGCAAAAGGCCTTAACAGTCGGCGCATCCTGATTGTGCATGTGCTGAAGAACGGTATGATCCCGGTCGTGACAGTCTTAGGCCCACTCGTGGCCTCCCTGGTAACCGGGTCATTCGTCACGGAACAAATCTTCGCTATCCCCGGCATCGGGCGCGCTTATGTACAGAGTATTGGTAATCGCGACTATACACTGATTATGGGCACGACGTTACTATTTGCATTCGCACTCGTCATCGCCAACACCATTGTCGATCTGTCGTATGGTTGGCTCGATCCACGCATACGCTACAACTAA